AGGTTACCGTCCCCCACATGACCGAAGCAATTGATACGGAACGCGCCCAGGCCCGCAATACGCCTGTCGACTTCCGCGATGAAATCGGCCAGCGCCCCCAATGGGACAGAAATGTCATGCGAACTGACCGACCCGATGCGCCGGTTGGCCTCGGGTATGGTTTCGCGGATCGCCCAAAAGTCGGCTGCCTGCTGGCTATTCTGCGCGATCATGCCATCCTGCACCAGATCCGCGCCCACCGCCGCCTCGAACAGCTGTTCCAGCGCCGTGGCGGGATCTTGGCCGCCGGACATGCCCACCTCGATCAGGACGCACCATGCCGGGGTTCGGTCCCATGGGTTGCGCACTTGGGGCAACGTTTCGGCCAGAAAGGCAAAGCCTTGCGCGCTGATCAGCTCGAACGCCGACACGGTGTCCCCCATATGGTCGCGCGCCACTGCCAGGAGTGACAGCGCGGCGGCGGGCGACGCCACCTGCAAAAGCGCCGTGCCGGTTGCGGTGGGGCGCGGAAACAGCTTGAGCGCAGCCGCGGTGATGATGCCCAGCGTACCTTCGGCCCCGATCAGCAGGTGGCGCAGATCATATCCGGTGTTGTCCTTGCGCAGGCGGCTGAGGCCGTTGAAGATGTCACCGTTGGGCAGCACCGCTTCGATCCCCAGGCACAGGTCGCGCGCATTGCCGTACCGCAAGACCCCTGTCCCGCCCGCATTGGTGCTGAGGGTGCCACCGATGCGCGCGGACCCTTCCGACGCCAAAGACAGCGGGAAGAGCCTGTTCGCCTCGTTCGCCGCGGCCTGCACATCGGCCAGGATCACGCCCGCATCCGCGACAAGAACGTTTTCGTCCGGGAAGACACCCCGCAGGGACACCATCTTTTCAAGGGACAGGATCAGCGGCACGGGGCCTTCCTCTGCCACCTGGCCACCAACCAGGCCCGTGCCACCGCCATAAGGTACGATCGGAACACGCAAGTCCGCCGCCGCGCGGACCAGCCGTGCGACTTCTTCCGTGCTGCGCGGGCGCGCGAGCAGCCCGGCCTGCCCATGATACCGTCCCCGCGGCTCTTGCAGATGCGCGTCGTCGGCTTGGGAAAACCGGTCTTTGGGCAACACTGCGCAAAGCGCCTCTGCCGTGTCCGCAGTCATTGAAATCAGCATGTCGATCCTCGGAACAGCGATACATCCCGTGGTGCCAGAAAGACCGGCACGGGACAATATCGAAGCGCCGTCTTACTCCTCGGGCGTGGCACGCAACCAGGCGGGGCGCAGCACCATGATGGTCGGGCGGCCCGGCAACCGATCAAGCGAGACATCCAGCGACGGGCCGCCCACTTCGACAACCGCGAATTCTTCGGCCATGCCTGCCAGAAACGCGTCCAATGTGAACTCTCCGAACCAGTGCATCGGGATCACGATCGAGGATTTGAGGCGCGACACGATCCGCATCATGGTGGGCAGGTCAACGGTCATGCCCCCGTCCACGGCTGCCATGACCACATCCAGGCGCCCAATGGCTGCATATTGTTCGTCACTGGGCTCGTGGTGCAGGTGGCCCAGGTGCCCGATGCACAGGCCCGCCACTTCGAAAATGAAGATCGAGTTGCCATTGTCCTCGACGCCCGACCATTGCGACCGGATATCTGTGGATACGTTACGGATCAGCACCTCGCCAAGGTCAAGACGGTGGTCGATACCCGCCCCGAACTCTTCCCCCCATCCGGGCAGGACATGGGGAATGGCCGGATCCGGAAAGGCGGTCCAGTGTGTTTCATGAGCGTGGTTCATCGTGACCACATCCGGGATCATCGGGGCTGAGCCGGTGAAGCCGGTGAAATCCGTCACCATGTTCAACCCGCCTGCCGTACGGATGAGAAATGAGGCGTGCGCAATGTAGTGCAGGCGCACCGTTTCCGGCGCTACCTGCACGTCAAAGCTGGCTTTGCGCGCGAACGCGGCCCCGTCGATCTGGTCGGCAAGGGCAATGCAATGGCTGGGGGTACGGACATCCTGGGCGGCCAATGACATCGGCACGACACAGAACGCGAAGGCTAGGATCAAGAAACGCATGAATTGAGGTTAGCGCACCTTGAGATTTTTACAAAAAATCTTGGCAAAAATCCGTGTCGGGTTTTTATCCCGCGTCGGTTCGACCGCGCCGGTCCATCCGCAGGGCCGCATACAGGACATGGGTGCGCCAACGCCCGTCGATTTGCAAATAGCTCTGCGCGACGCCTTCGTATTTGAACCCGCACGTTTCCAACAGCCCGCGCGACGCCACGTTTTCCGGGAGGCAGGCCGCTTCGATCCGGCTCAGATCCAGCCGGGTGAACGCGTGGTGGACCACCGCAAGGATCGCTTCGCGCATGTATCCCTGCCGCGCATGGGCCGCACCCGTCCAATAGCCCAGCGTTCCCGCCTGTGCAGGCCCGCGCCGAATATTGTCCAACGTAATGGCGCCCAGCAGCGTATCGTCGGCACGCCGCAGCAGGAACAATGGCATGGCTGTGCCGCTCGTGACCGACCGCTGAGCCCAATAGACCCGATTGGTGAAGGCTTTGCGCGTCAGATGATCATTTGCCCAGCTCGGCTCCCACGGGGTCAGATGCTCTGCGCTGGTGGCCCGAAGAGACGCCCAATCGCGAAAGTCGGAATGTGTCGGCGGGCGCAGCGTCATACGCTCCGTTTCGATCCGCAGTTTCCGCTTGTTCAGGATCATCAGGCGGCGCGCCGCTCCTGCAGGGTGGCACGCGTCGGCGCGGCATCAATCGGCCCGTAGAGGGCCAGCGCCATGGGCGCCTGTGTTGCCATGTGCTGTGCAAAGACCCGGACATCTTCCACCGTCACACTATCGATCAACGCGACGGTTTCGTTCAGCGCCGGGACCCGGTCCCAGATCTGGACCAGCCGCGCGAGCCGTTCGGCCCGGTTGGAAGGGCTTTCAAGGCCCATGAGAAGGCCCGCCTTCATCTGCGCCCGCGCGCGATCAACCTCTGCCGCGGTCATATCGTCGGCCGCGCGCTTGATCTCGTCCAGTGTGATGGTGGCCAGATCGGCGACCTGTTCGGCAGAGGTGCCTGCATAGACCGTGGTCATGCCCGTATCCGCATACGCCCCCGCTTGCGCAAAGATCGTGTAACACAGGCCGCGATTTTCGCGCACCTCCTGGAACAGTCGGCTGGACATGCCACCGCCCAGCGCACTGGCATAAATCTGCGCCGTATAGATCGCGTCGTCCCTGTATCCGGGCGATTCGAAAGCCATCGCGAAATGGGCCTGTTCCAGCGCCTTGCTGCGCCGGTCTTCACCGCCCGAAAAGGTCGCAAGATCCGCAACCCGTTTCGGGCGTGGCGAAAGATGCCCGAACAACGTCTCGGCCAGCCGAACAACCGCGTCGTGGTCGACCGCGCCAGCAGCCGACAGGATCATCTGTTCCGGACCGTAATGTTCATCAACAAACCGGGACAGGTCAGCGCGGTTAAAGGCGGAAACGCGTTCGGATGGTCCCAGGATCGTGCGCCCAAGGGGCTGTTCGGGATAGGCTTGCTCTTGCAACCAGTCAAAGATGACATCGTCCGGCGTATCCAGCGCCTGGCCGATCTCTTGCAGGATCACGCCGCGCTCCACCTCGATCTCGTTCTGATCAAAGACGGGATTGAGAAGAATATCCGCCAGCACGTCCAATGCCAGCGGCACATCGTTCTCAAGCACCCGCGCGTAATAAGCGGTCACCTCGCGACTGGTATAGGCGTTGATGTAGCCACCCACATCCTCAATGGCCTCGGCGATCTGCAAGGCGCTTCGCCGCTTGGTGCCCTTGAACGCCATGTGTTCGAGGAAATGCGCGATCCCGTTCTGTTCGGGTGCTTCGTGCCGGGCGCCGGCCCCGACCCAGATGCCGATCGAGGCCGAGGCGAGCCCGGGCATGTGTTCGGTCACGATACGAAAGCCGTTCTTCAGACGATGGGTGTGCGTGGTCAATTCAGTCTCACTGCCGTTTGGTCACTGCGCGCGATGGTCAAGGATATGCGCCTTGAGCGCTTCAAGGTCGTTGGGCACCCGCGTCAGCCGTTCCGCGCGTTCATACAGGTCTGCCATCCGCGGTGGAAGGGGGGGTGTGATGCCTGTCGCCGCCTCGACCGCCGCAGGGAATTTGGCGGGATGCGCCGTCGCCAGTGTGATCATGGGCGTGTCGGACGTACGGATCGCATCCGCCACGTGGACCCCGACGGCAGAGTGTGGGCACAAAAGCTCTCCGGTGGCCTTCAGCGACGTGGTGATCTGGGCGCTGGTTTCCTCTTCGGACACGCGGCCAGAGGCATAGTGGTCCTGTAGCACCTGCATCGCGCCCTGGCTGACATCGAACCCGCCATCTTTCAGTTCGTCCATCAACTGCGCCACGGCCGATCCATCCCTGTCGTAGGCGTCAAACAGCGCCCGTTCGAAATTGGAACTGACCTGAATGTCCATGGATGGGCTGATCGACGGGATCGTTGCACCCTTGTGGTAACCCTGCCCGCTGAGGCAGCGATGCAGAATGTCGTTCTGGTTGGTTGCAACCACCAGCTTGTCTATGGGCAGACCCATCCGTTTTGCGATGTAGCCCGCAAAGATATCGCCGAAGTTGCCGGTCGGCACGGTAAAGCTGACCTTGCGGTGAGGCGCGCCAAGTGCCACGGCCGAGGAAAAGTAGTAGACGACCTGCGCCAGCACCCGCGCCCAGTTGATCGAGTTCACCCCGGCAAGGCCCACGCCGTCGCGGAAGTCGAAATCGTTGAACATCTCCTTGAGGCGTGCCTGGCAATCATCGAAATCGCCCTCGACGGCGAGGGCATGTACATTGGCCTCGACCGGCGTCGTCATCTGGCGGCGCTGCACTTCGGACACCCGGCCATGGGGGTACAGGATGAACACGTCAACATTGTCGAGCCCGCGAAACGCTTCGATCGCGGCCGACCCGGTGTCACCGGATGTGGCACCGACAATGGTGACGCGCTGCCCACGCCGTTTCAGCGCAGTTTGAAACAGCTGCCCGATCAGCTGCATGGCAAAGTCCTTGAACGCCAACGTCGGTCCGTGAAACAGCTCCAGCAGGAAATGGCCCTGGTCCAGTTGCACCATGGGTGCGCGGGCCGCATGACCGAATCCGGCATAGGCCTTGTCGATGCAGCTATGCACTTCGTCATCGGTAAAGGTGTCCCCGATGAAGGGGCGGATCACGGTATAGGCAATCTCTTCGTAGCTTTGCCCGTCCATTGCGGCAATTGCGCCCTGATCCAATGTCGGGATCGTTTCCGGCACATACAGGCCCCCATCGCGGGCAAGGCCTGTCAGCATCGTATCTTCGAAGGTCAGCACGGGGGCTTGGCCACGGGTCGAGATGTAGCGCATGGGTCGTCTTTCTCAGCGCGGGCTGCGGTTGGTGCGCAGCACGAAATAGGCAGTCATCAGCACCCAGATCGCCGCCAGCGAAAACCAGGTGATTGCGTATTGCAGGTGATCGTTCGGAATGCCAGCCGTGTCTACCGGCCAGGGCGTCACGCCAAGGTCCATTTCCGGCGTGTCGCGCAGGACGATCAGAACGGGTTGGGTGCCCAGGGCATTTGCCATGGCGGGTACATCGCGGGCGAACCACAGGCCCTTTTCCAGGTCCGGTGCCGGCGTGAAACTGTCCGCTTCGTTCGGTGAATCAAGATTTCCGACAATCGTGAGGGGCAGCAGAGGCGCATCCTGCACCTCGGCCCCGCCCGGCACCCACCCCGTGTCGATCAGGACAGGGCCAAAACCATCGGCCTCGAAGGGCCGGATGATCCGGTACACCGCGCCGGTCGTTTTGCGCGAGGCCAGCATACGCGCCTGCCCGTCGGCAAAGGTCCCCGTAACCTCCACCGGCGCATACCGCCGGAATTCAGGCTGCGTCGCGGCAGCGAGTGTGACGGGCGGTGCTTCGATCTGCGCCTCGATCCGGGCGAGCATCTCTTGCTTCGAGGCCAGGCGCTCGACCTGCCACACACCCAGTCTGATCAGGATACCTGCCCCCATCAGGCCAAAGGTCAAAAGAAAGAGGAAGCGACGCATCCGCCTGGTTGTCCTGTCTGAAAGTGAAAAGCGCGCGGAAACCGCGCGCTTTGGCCTTGGTGCATGTGCCGCGGATCAGTGATCGAGGCCGGGCATC
The DNA window shown above is from uncultured Tateyamaria sp. and carries:
- a CDS encoding GNAT family protein, with the translated sequence MILNKRKLRIETERMTLRPPTHSDFRDWASLRATSAEHLTPWEPSWANDHLTRKAFTNRVYWAQRSVTSGTAMPLFLLRRADDTLLGAITLDNIRRGPAQAGTLGYWTGAAHARQGYMREAILAVVHHAFTRLDLSRIEAACLPENVASRGLLETCGFKYEGVAQSYLQIDGRWRTHVLYAALRMDRRGRTDAG
- a CDS encoding MBL fold metallo-hydrolase, which translates into the protein MRFLILAFAFCVVPMSLAAQDVRTPSHCIALADQIDGAAFARKASFDVQVAPETVRLHYIAHASFLIRTAGGLNMVTDFTGFTGSAPMIPDVVTMNHAHETHWTAFPDPAIPHVLPGWGEEFGAGIDHRLDLGEVLIRNVSTDIRSQWSGVEDNGNSIFIFEVAGLCIGHLGHLHHEPSDEQYAAIGRLDVVMAAVDGGMTVDLPTMMRIVSRLKSSIVIPMHWFGEFTLDAFLAGMAEEFAVVEVGGPSLDVSLDRLPGRPTIMVLRPAWLRATPEE
- a CDS encoding pitrilysin family protein; its protein translation is MTTHTHRLKNGFRIVTEHMPGLASASIGIWVGAGARHEAPEQNGIAHFLEHMAFKGTKRRSALQIAEAIEDVGGYINAYTSREVTAYYARVLENDVPLALDVLADILLNPVFDQNEIEVERGVILQEIGQALDTPDDVIFDWLQEQAYPEQPLGRTILGPSERVSAFNRADLSRFVDEHYGPEQMILSAAGAVDHDAVVRLAETLFGHLSPRPKRVADLATFSGGEDRRSKALEQAHFAMAFESPGYRDDAIYTAQIYASALGGGMSSRLFQEVRENRGLCYTIFAQAGAYADTGMTTVYAGTSAEQVADLATITLDEIKRAADDMTAAEVDRARAQMKAGLLMGLESPSNRAERLARLVQIWDRVPALNETVALIDSVTVEDVRVFAQHMATQAPMALALYGPIDAAPTRATLQERRAA
- a CDS encoding FAD-binding oxidoreductase; its protein translation is MLISMTADTAEALCAVLPKDRFSQADDAHLQEPRGRYHGQAGLLARPRSTEEVARLVRAAADLRVPIVPYGGGTGLVGGQVAEEGPVPLILSLEKMVSLRGVFPDENVLVADAGVILADVQAAANEANRLFPLSLASEGSARIGGTLSTNAGGTGVLRYGNARDLCLGIEAVLPNGDIFNGLSRLRKDNTGYDLRHLLIGAEGTLGIITAAALKLFPRPTATGTALLQVASPAAALSLLAVARDHMGDTVSAFELISAQGFAFLAETLPQVRNPWDRTPAWCVLIEVGMSGGQDPATALEQLFEAAVGADLVQDGMIAQNSQQAADFWAIRETIPEANRRIGSVSSHDISVPLGALADFIAEVDRRIAGLGAFRINCFGHVGDGNLHYNVFPMPGKSRADHDDQRSDIKRTVHDLVHEMGGSVSAEHGVGRLKVGDLERYGDPTKLAAMRAIKTALDPHGIMNPGAVLRSQAL
- the thrC gene encoding threonine synthase; the encoded protein is MRYISTRGQAPVLTFEDTMLTGLARDGGLYVPETIPTLDQGAIAAMDGQSYEEIAYTVIRPFIGDTFTDDEVHSCIDKAYAGFGHAARAPMVQLDQGHFLLELFHGPTLAFKDFAMQLIGQLFQTALKRRGQRVTIVGATSGDTGSAAIEAFRGLDNVDVFILYPHGRVSEVQRRQMTTPVEANVHALAVEGDFDDCQARLKEMFNDFDFRDGVGLAGVNSINWARVLAQVVYYFSSAVALGAPHRKVSFTVPTGNFGDIFAGYIAKRMGLPIDKLVVATNQNDILHRCLSGQGYHKGATIPSISPSMDIQVSSNFERALFDAYDRDGSAVAQLMDELKDGGFDVSQGAMQVLQDHYASGRVSEEETSAQITTSLKATGELLCPHSAVGVHVADAIRTSDTPMITLATAHPAKFPAAVEAATGITPPLPPRMADLYERAERLTRVPNDLEALKAHILDHRAQ
- a CDS encoding SURF1 family protein, coding for MRRFLFLLTFGLMGAGILIRLGVWQVERLASKQEMLARIEAQIEAPPVTLAAATQPEFRRYAPVEVTGTFADGQARMLASRKTTGAVYRIIRPFEADGFGPVLIDTGWVPGGAEVQDAPLLPLTIVGNLDSPNEADSFTPAPDLEKGLWFARDVPAMANALGTQPVLIVLRDTPEMDLGVTPWPVDTAGIPNDHLQYAITWFSLAAIWVLMTAYFVLRTNRSPR